A single window of Nasonia vitripennis strain AsymCx chromosome 4, Nvit_psr_1.1, whole genome shotgun sequence DNA harbors:
- the LOC100123699 gene encoding E3 SUMO-protein ligase PIAS2 isoform X6 yields MVLSFRVSELQMLLGFAGRNKSGRKNELQTRALELLRLRSHPVQLKIRELYKTIQADQLAAHQLYSQSSGAAEQQIEQTMHSRNYFTRQGHAQALSQQQQSQQSVAPAKDLPPAHQASIPQSQVAQRSGSVYPTPGYTSVTPQSRSTSAVYPGYSPYAQQKVMPIPAPLQIQPNQYPVHPDVKFKKLPFFDMLGELLKPSSLMPQGTMRLQENSFVFHLTPQQSTDIASSRDCRQGSKMDYTVQVQMRFCLQETSCEQEDYFPPSINVKVNGKLCPLPNPIPTNKPGVEPKRPPRPVNISPLVKLSPTVGNQITISWSADYGRRYAVAVYLVRKLTSTELLTRLKNRGCKHSDYTRGLIKEKLNEDADSEIATTSLRVSLACPLGKMRMSTPCRASTCSHLQCFDASLFLQMNERKPTWNCPVCDKSALYDNLTIDGYFQEVLNSNKLLPDVNEIQLLQDGSWENLVIKKEKDKEKSDKVEVSPSRPKDVDVTVDLDESSHTNSTPSAPREKKRALVIDLISDSSDDDDSSITQSSSKKQAISVPSKPQASAHSAISSTSDSPELMIIDLE; encoded by the exons ATGGTATTAAGTTTCCGAGTGTCTGAACTGCAGATGCTATTGGGCTTCGCTGGTCGAAACAAGTCTGGAAGAAAGAACGAACTCCAAACACGTGCCTTGGAACTTTTACGCCTCAGGTCTCACCCAGTACAATTGAAGATTCGTGAATTGTACAAAACCATACA GGCAGACCAACTTGCTGCTCACCAATTGTATTCTCAAAGCAGTGGTGCAGCCGAGCAACAAATCGAACAAACAATGCATTCCAGAAACTATTTTACAAG GCAAGGCCATGCTCAGGCCTTGAGTCAACAGCAACAATCGCAACAGTCTGTGGCACCGGCAAAAGATTTGCCACCTGCGCATCAAGCATCGATTCCACAGTCTCAGGTGGCTCAGAGATCTGGGTCAGTTTATCCAACTCCTGGTTATACTAGTGTAACGCCACAG TCTAGGTCAACCAGTGCAGTTTATCCTGGATATTCGCCGTACGCACAACAAAAAGTCATGCCTATACCAGCACCACTACAGATTCAACCAAATCAGTATCCAGTTCATCCAGatgtaaaattcaaaaagctGCCATTTTTTGACATGCTGGGTGAACTGCTTAAACCCTCGAGCTTGATGCCACAGGGAACAATGCGACTACAAGAAAATTCATTTGTTTTTCATCTGACACCACAGCAATCCACAGATATCGCTAGCTCGCGGGACTGTCGTCAAGGCAGTAAAATGGATTACACAGTACAG GTCCAAATGCGGTTCTGTTTACAAGAAACTTCTTGCGAACAAGAAGACTACTTTCCTCCTAGTATAAATGTCAAAGTTAATGGAAAACTTTGTCCCCTGCCA aATCCAATTCCTACAAATAAACCTGGAGTTGAACCAAAGAGGCCACCTAGGCCAGTAAACATTAGTCCTTTAGTTAAATTATCGCCTACAGTAGGAAATCAAATTACAATTTCCTGGTCTGCTGACTATGGCAGACGGTATGCAGTTGCAGTATATTTAGTGAGAAAGCTGACGAGTACCGAACTTTTGACAAGATTGAAGAACAGAGGATGCAAGCATTCAGATTATACTAGAGGACTCA TCAAAGAGAAACTAAACGAAGACGCGGACAGTGAAATAGCTACGACATCCCTTAGGGTATCATTAGCATGTCCATTGGGAAAGATGCGAATGAGCACACCGTGTCGTGCTTCAACATGTTCACATCTTCAATGCTTTGATGCTTCTCTATTTCTGCAAATGAATGAGAGAAAGCCAACGTGGAACTGTCCAGTTTGCGATAAGTCGGCATTATACGATAATCTAACCATAGATGGTTATTTCCAAGAAGTTCTTAATTCAAATAAACTTCTACCTGACGTCAATGAAATTCAGTTACTCCAAGATGGGTCTTGGGAAAACTTAGtgataaagaaagaaaaagacaaAGAGAAGAGTGACAAAGTTGAAGTTAGTCCATCTCGGCCCAAAGATGTTGATGTTACCGTAGATCTTG ATGAAAGTAGTCATACAAATTCGACACCGTCTGCACCAAGGGAAAAGAAGCGTGCTCTAGTGATTGATTTAATATCTGACAGTAGTGACGATGATGACAGTAGTATAACCCAGAGTTCCAGTAAAAAACAGGCGATTTCTGTGCCATCAAAGCCACAAGCTAGTGCTCACAGTGCTATCAGTAGTACAAGCGATTCTCCAGAATTGATGATTATCGATTTAGAATAA
- the LOC100123699 gene encoding E3 SUMO-protein ligase PIAS2 isoform X5: MVLSFRVSELQMLLGFAGRNKSGRKNELQTRALELLRLRSHPVQLKIRELYKTIQADQLAAHQLYSQSSGAAEQQIEQTMHSRNYFTRQGHAQALSQQQQSQQSVAPAKDLPPAHQASIPQSQVAQRSGSVYPTPGYTSVTPQVIDLNSRSTSAVYPGYSPYAQQKVMPIPAPLQIQPNQYPVHPDVKFKKLPFFDMLGELLKPSSLMPQGTMRLQENSFVFHLTPQQSTDIASSRDCRQGSKMDYTVQVQMRFCLQETSCEQEDYFPPSINVKVNGKLCPLPNPIPTNKPGVEPKRPPRPVNISPLVKLSPTVGNQITISWSADYGRRYAVAVYLVRKLTSTELLTRLKNRGCKHSDYTRGLIKEKLNEDADSEIATTSLRVSLACPLGKMRMSTPCRASTCSHLQCFDASLFLQMNERKPTWNCPVCDKSALYDNLTIDGYFQEVLNSNKLLPDVNEIQLLQDGSWENLVIKKEKDKEKSDKVEVSPSRPKDVDVTVDLDESSHTNSTPSAPREKKRALVIDLISDSSDDDDSSITQSSSKKQAISVPSKPQASAHSAISSTSDSPELMIIDLE; encoded by the exons ATGGTATTAAGTTTCCGAGTGTCTGAACTGCAGATGCTATTGGGCTTCGCTGGTCGAAACAAGTCTGGAAGAAAGAACGAACTCCAAACACGTGCCTTGGAACTTTTACGCCTCAGGTCTCACCCAGTACAATTGAAGATTCGTGAATTGTACAAAACCATACA GGCAGACCAACTTGCTGCTCACCAATTGTATTCTCAAAGCAGTGGTGCAGCCGAGCAACAAATCGAACAAACAATGCATTCCAGAAACTATTTTACAAG GCAAGGCCATGCTCAGGCCTTGAGTCAACAGCAACAATCGCAACAGTCTGTGGCACCGGCAAAAGATTTGCCACCTGCGCATCAAGCATCGATTCCACAGTCTCAGGTGGCTCAGAGATCTGGGTCAGTTTATCCAACTCCTGGTTATACTAGTGTAACGCCACAGGTAATAGAtctaaat TCTAGGTCAACCAGTGCAGTTTATCCTGGATATTCGCCGTACGCACAACAAAAAGTCATGCCTATACCAGCACCACTACAGATTCAACCAAATCAGTATCCAGTTCATCCAGatgtaaaattcaaaaagctGCCATTTTTTGACATGCTGGGTGAACTGCTTAAACCCTCGAGCTTGATGCCACAGGGAACAATGCGACTACAAGAAAATTCATTTGTTTTTCATCTGACACCACAGCAATCCACAGATATCGCTAGCTCGCGGGACTGTCGTCAAGGCAGTAAAATGGATTACACAGTACAG GTCCAAATGCGGTTCTGTTTACAAGAAACTTCTTGCGAACAAGAAGACTACTTTCCTCCTAGTATAAATGTCAAAGTTAATGGAAAACTTTGTCCCCTGCCA aATCCAATTCCTACAAATAAACCTGGAGTTGAACCAAAGAGGCCACCTAGGCCAGTAAACATTAGTCCTTTAGTTAAATTATCGCCTACAGTAGGAAATCAAATTACAATTTCCTGGTCTGCTGACTATGGCAGACGGTATGCAGTTGCAGTATATTTAGTGAGAAAGCTGACGAGTACCGAACTTTTGACAAGATTGAAGAACAGAGGATGCAAGCATTCAGATTATACTAGAGGACTCA TCAAAGAGAAACTAAACGAAGACGCGGACAGTGAAATAGCTACGACATCCCTTAGGGTATCATTAGCATGTCCATTGGGAAAGATGCGAATGAGCACACCGTGTCGTGCTTCAACATGTTCACATCTTCAATGCTTTGATGCTTCTCTATTTCTGCAAATGAATGAGAGAAAGCCAACGTGGAACTGTCCAGTTTGCGATAAGTCGGCATTATACGATAATCTAACCATAGATGGTTATTTCCAAGAAGTTCTTAATTCAAATAAACTTCTACCTGACGTCAATGAAATTCAGTTACTCCAAGATGGGTCTTGGGAAAACTTAGtgataaagaaagaaaaagacaaAGAGAAGAGTGACAAAGTTGAAGTTAGTCCATCTCGGCCCAAAGATGTTGATGTTACCGTAGATCTTG ATGAAAGTAGTCATACAAATTCGACACCGTCTGCACCAAGGGAAAAGAAGCGTGCTCTAGTGATTGATTTAATATCTGACAGTAGTGACGATGATGACAGTAGTATAACCCAGAGTTCCAGTAAAAAACAGGCGATTTCTGTGCCATCAAAGCCACAAGCTAGTGCTCACAGTGCTATCAGTAGTACAAGCGATTCTCCAGAATTGATGATTATCGATTTAGAATAA